Proteins from a genomic interval of Colletotrichum higginsianum IMI 349063 chromosome 6, whole genome shotgun sequence:
- a CDS encoding Ubiquitin-conjugating enzyme — protein MGAKVPRNFRLLEELEKGEKGLGAEACSYGLNDAEDLLMSDWNGTILGPPHSVHENRIYSLKMHCGPNYPDEPPTIQFISQVNLPCVNSRNGVVDPKQLPCLANWKRDNTMETVLIELRRYMAAPANKKIPQPPEGSSYQ, from the exons ATGGGCGCAAAGGTTCCCCGCAACTTCAGactcctcgaggagctcgagaagggcgagaaggGCCTTGGAGCAG AGGCTTGCTCCTACGGCTTGAACGATGCTGAAGACCTCTTGATGTCCGACTGGAACGGCACCATCCTGGGACCCCCTCAC AGTGTCCATGAGAACCGAATTTACTCCCTCAAGATGCACTGCGGCCCTAACTACCCTGACGAGCCCCCGACGATACAGTTCATCAGCCAGGTCAACCTGCCCTGCGTCAACTCCCGCAACGGTGTCGTCGACCCCAAGCAGCTTCCCTGCCTGGCTAACTGGAAGAGGGACAACACCATGGAGACGGTCCTGATTGAACTTAGAAG ATACATGGCGGCCCCTGCAAACAAGAAGATCCCCCAGCCCCCCGAAGGCTCGTCATACCAGTAG
- a CDS encoding endosomal peripheral membrane protein — MTTQLLATELTNLIQESKRKHNDLRQAAEKSLEELKGLKGANEAQAANELAQRPNFVNPFIVACGTKNAKFTGIAIVCLQRLIVARALPRGKLNQVLEALREATSAGLDVQLKILQALPSLLQNYATDLKGDLLITALNICFILQSSKNAIVNNTSAATLQQLVVSVFDKVVTEDKTAPSGPPAGEAPAGDGTVELRAAALDAHRIFNDLCLMTENQRPEYLRFSGLPQTFGLELIESVLTNHAAVFSTHKEQAHILQVRVMPFIISALKGKPNFATSVRLVRILYTLLRRHINILPSESGDALDILTHLLDQETAIWKRALCLEVFRGIFSEHALIRRIFVNYDAKEGEKDVLKHLTATFVRLSTEKPSVIGLGHQSTIPVADPYASIASSTDQAMLEASGVTGIISGSVNADGSNIGISTQWSTVRVPCIDQLDKTEAPSVPESYIYSLTLSCISLLSEGLAKFILPLTVPGDGRNRKRSVKPEPERDSSAPPQEDAEVSRTALERAASFKKNPVPLNPLALEDHPLHNEVKICATIIEECWPAILATCSTFLYAAMDSEYYHSLVRAFQKFAHVAGLLQLSTPRDAFLTTLGKAAVPPNVFTACLNAGAARPAPPTPTTEAPNSILSNARGLLSVDSLVTQSSPAVDRGRQQGLEASQMTLNTRNLLCLRALLNLGIALGPTLGSSWRIILETLQQADFVLFSTSKTPGRTPLATKGIDHHAEGEANALLSNFGSEVRAVETAASRLIESTIDFPNDAFGEVVTAVCNLLERTNEDKQKVDKQKAENTSQPQSPTSGGMKPPPIGQHRRVLSISTAAAAGPNQEDHFALAKLGDIATINIDRLLTYPPDVSGWTPLTSELIHILNSASMNASVRLRAAEILVRLALESANVAATMEREQCGSVQLLLLEALRDALLPLQQEDREVTVASHGTDVEIHKVVLEGLKNLLENCGETLVSGWEIAFEIIGSIFIDKKFAAATDERRVSQTIILTTRSAKLTVTFFWVLSDFLSGKTESLPITADLMQDSNISDLTSLAADPEHIASDAALWMLLLLRLTTVTADGRLELRNSAIQTLLRIFDAYGDKLSPEAWSICVKSVVFKLLSSIEDELQAAAGESSTHHDRREWHETAVVVLNGISELLASYMEPLSAHSSFNALWQELLGHFATLLDFKVLNINTATYKALGKVISLDYDPGRSIFDTSTVNAAWELWSRGTPISLDEEDGKKTDNQNCLIAYVATFHDVYQLVQQDLTVDQVRQMLTLFREALQQATVGAYVNDIEYVTPLQNQVLEAIKVVRTDLAGVPSAMISQVAEFVRLAFSNDALRAQSPAQRRTYVAMSKASMSILQTLVLRNASDADIYASEAFSAALSALSKPVVLKYGFPIVTKSTQPWRLATDSILAVLEATLPQMRALEVPRPTLQVIWHMIIEVADGIVSADTNAAPASADLSDDESFDIASFHKLRELIIPSLGAEAVPDKTRQAYAESLFRTSIIHAPSPTESSLIFGPNGTSDSTINNNKNGLAALYKKRTGRTVDPLPTRRDRMAYVCVDELFSLVSAYDVSSLRIVVQPPTPAFPPPRSATSHLSEAPQALHVRIARSASPFLILRAALTIRAYIADQPLRGRMPQPLSQRKELLRVLRQLVDLTSESDAIPDTPNVNSDGRKHLLRLYPLLVSAVQVAGGSGDEGVLKLCAEALEVVGGELGV, encoded by the exons ATGACGACCCAGCTCCTGGCGACGGAGCTAACGAATCTCATCCAAGAAAGCAAGCGGAAACACAATGACCTCAGACAG gcggccgagaagtcTCTGGAGGAGCTAAAGGGGCTAAAGGGGGCAAATGAAGCCCAAGCTGCGAACG AGCTTGCCCAAAGGCCCAACTTTGTGAACCCCTTCATCGTTGCTTGCGGGACCAAGAATGCAAAGTTCACCGGCATCGCCATTGTCTGCCTCCAGAGGCTCAtcgtcgcccgcgccctTCCCAGGGGGAAGCTCAACCAGGTCCTCGAAGCTCTCAGGGAGGCAACCTCGGCAGGTCTCGATGTTCAGCTCAAGATCCTCCAAGCCTTGCCATCCCTGTTGCAGAACTACGCCACCGATCTCAAGGGCGACCTCCTGATCACCGCCCTGAACATTTGTTTCATCTTGCAGTCGAGCAAGAATGCCATCGTCAACAACACCTCGGCTGCGACCCTTCAACAGCTTGTAGTGTCGGTATTCGACAAGGTGGTCACGGAAGACA AAACCGCACCCTCCGGACCTCCCGCTGGCGAGGCGCCGGCCGGCGATGGAACTGTTGAGCTACGTGCAGCCGCTTTAGACGCGCATAGG ATATTCAACGACCTCTGCCTCATGACAGAAAACCAGCGTCCCGAGTATCTCAGGTTTTCGGGACTTCCGCAGACGTTCGGCCTCGAGCTGATAGAGTCGGTTCTGACCAACCATGCCGCAGTGTTCTCGACCCACAAAGAACAGGCACACATCTTGCAGGTTCGCGTCATGCCCTTCATCATCAGCGCTCTCAAAGGGAAGCCCAATTTCGCAACATCAGTCAGGCTGGTTCGGATTCTTTACACGCTGTTACGGCGCCACATCAATATCCTCCCGTCAGAGAGCGGCGACGCTCTTGACATCCTGACGCACCTACTGGACCAGGAGACGGCAATCTGGAAGCGAGCTCTATGTTTGGAGGTGTTCCGGGGCATCTTTTCAGAGCACGCTCTCATTCGGCGGATATTCGTCAACTATGACGCCAAGGAAGGCGAGAAGGACGTCCTCAAGCACCTGACGGCGACATTCGTGCGGCTCAGCACTGAGAAGCCGTCCGTCATCGGACTCGGCCATCAATCCACGATTCCTGTGGCGGACCCCTACGCCAGCATCGCATCATCCACCGACCAAGCCATGCTCGAGGCTAGCGGCGTCACGGGCATCATCAGTGGCTCCGTTAATGCAGATGGTTCCAACATTGGGATCAGTACACAATGGAGCACCGTGAGGGTCCCCTGCATCGACCAGCTCGACAAAACAGAGGCGCCGTCCGTTCCTGAGTCCTACATCTACAGCTTGACACTTTCTTGCATTTCCTTGCTTTCCGAAGGCCTCGCCAAGTTCATACTCCCCCTCACGGTTCCTGGAGATGGCCGCAATCGCAAGAGAAGCGTGAAACCGGAGCCAGAGCGCgactcgtcggcgccccctcaagaggacgccgaggtctCACGAACTGCACTGGAGCGGGCAGCCTCATTCAAAAAGAACCCAGTCCCTCTGAATCCTCTTGCCTTGGAAGACCATCCCCTCCACAACGAGGTCAAGATATGCGCAACCATCATCGAGGAATGCTGGCCGGCTATCCTGGCCACCTGCTCGACATTCCTATACGCTGCAATGGACTCGGAGTACTATCACAGTCTCGTGAGAGCGTTCCAGAAGTTTGCCCAtgtcgccggcctgcttCAGCTATCCACACCAAGAGACGCGTTCTTGACAACACTGGGTAAAGCGGCGGTACCTCCGAATGTCTTCACAGCGTGCCTGAACGCCGGAGCCGCTCGACCGGcaccgccaacgccgacTACCGAAGCACCAAACAGTATCCTGAGTAACGCGCGAGGTCTGCTTAGCGTTGACAGTTTGGTGACCCAATCGTCACCCGCCGTCGACAGGGGAAGACAGCAAGGACTCGAGGCGAGTCAAATGACGCTCAACACTCGCAACCTCTTGTGTTTGAGAGCGCTTCTCAATCTTGGCATCGCTCTTGGCCCAACACTCGGTTCCTCATGGCGCATCATTCTCGAGACCTTGCAACAAGCCGATttcgtcctcttctccaCGAGTAAGACTCCTGGAAGAACCCCCCTCGCGACGAAGGGAATAGACCACcatgccgagggcgaggcgaaCGCTCTTCTGTCCAACTTCGGCAGCGAAGTCCGCGCTGTCGAGACGGCAGCATCCCGTCTCATCGAGAGCACAATCGACTTCCCCAACGATGCCTTTGGTGAAGTCGTGACGGCGGTATGCAACCTGTTGGAAAGAACAAATGAGGACAAGCAGAAGGTGGACAAGCAGAAGGCGGAGAATACGAGCCAGCCACAATCACCAACCTCCGGTGGCATGAAACCACCCCCGATAGGTCAACACCGGCGAGTTCTCAGTATCTCgaccgccgcggcggccggtcCGAACCAAGAAGATCATTTTGCGCTGGCTAAGCTGGGCGATATCGCCACGATCAACATCGACCGCCTCTTGACGTACCCGCCCGATGTCTCTGGATGGACACCGCTGACATCCGAGCTCATCCACATCCTCaactcggcgtcgatgaACGCGTCGGTGAGACTGCGTGCTGCCGAGATTCTGGTCAGACTCGCACTCGAATCTGCCAACGTGGCTGCAACGATGGAGCGAGAGCAGTGCGGAAGCGTGCAGCTGCTATTGCTAGAAGCCCTCCGCGATGCTCTTCTGCCACTGCAGCAAGAAGACAGGGAGGTGACCGTTGCCAGCCACGGTACGGATGTGGAGATTCACAAGGTGGTTCTCGAAGGACTCAAGAACCTGCTCGAGAACTGCGGCGAGACGCTCGTCAGCGGATGGGAGATTGCTTTCGAAATCATCGGCTCTATCTTCATCGACAAGaagttcgccgccgccaccgatgAGCGGAGAGTCTCGCAGACCATCATTCTCACGACGCGGTCGGCGAAGCTT ACCGTCACCTTCTTCTGGGTTCTGTCAGACTTCCTCTCGGGCAAGACCGAGAGCCTTCCCATCACGGCCGACCTGATGCAGGACTCCAACATCTCCGACCTAACAAGCCTGGCGGCGGACCCAGAACACATTGCTTCGGACGCCGCTCTATGGATGCTGTTGCTCCTGAGGCTTACTACAGTTACCGCCGACGGGCGCCTGGAGCTTCGTAATAGTGCAATCCAGACCCTGCTGAGGATATTCGATGCGTATGGCGATAAGCTAAGCCCGGAAGCCTGGTCCATCTGCGTCAAGTCTGTCGTCTTCAAGCTTCTGTCGTCGATTGAGGATGAACTTCAAGCCGCCGCGGGCGAGAGTTCGACACACCACGACCGCCGAGAGTGGCACGAGACTGCGGTCGTCGTGTTGAATGGCATCTCGGAACTTTTAGCCAGCTACATGGAACCCCTTTCCGCCCACTCCTCCTTTAACGCCCTGTGGCAGGAACTTCTTGGCCACTTCGCGACTCTGCTCGACTTCAAGGTCCTGAACATCAACACGGCCACCTACAAGGCTCTCGGCAAGGTCATCAGCCTCGACTACGATCCCGGCAGATCCATTTTCGACACCAGCACCGTCAACGCCGCTTGGGAGCTCTGGTCACGGGGGACGCCCATCTCATtggatgaggaggatggcAAGAAGACGGACAACCAGAACTGCCTGATCGCATACGTCGCCACGTTCCACGACGTATACCAGCTCGTTCAACAGGACTTGACGGTTGATCAGGTCCGTCAGATGTTGACCCTCTTCCGCGAGGCCCTGCAACAGGCCACCGTGGGAGCCTACGTGAACGACATCGAGTACGTCACGCCGCTGCAGAACCAGgtgctcgaggccatcaaaGTAGTGCGGACGGATCTCGCAGGCGTGCCCTCAGCCATGATCTCTCAGGTGGCAGAGTTCGTGCGGCTCGCCTTCAGCAACGACGCACTCAGAGCGCAGAGCCCGGCGCAACGAAGAACCTATGTGGCCATGTCCAAGGCTAGCATGTCGATTCTGCAGACGCTCGTGCTCCGTAACGCATCCGATGCCGACATCTACGCCAGCGAGGCCTTCTCCGCGGCGCTCTCGGCACTCTCCAAGCCAGTGGTGCTCAAGTACGGCTTCCCCATCGTCACCAAGTCGACCCAGCCCTGGCGCCTGGCCACGGACTCGATCCTCGCGGTGCTGGAGGCCACGCTCCCACAGATGCGCGCCCTGGAAGTCCCGCGGCCAACGCTCCAGGTCATATGGCATATGATTatcgaggtcgccgacggcatcgtcaGCGCCGACACCAACGCCGCGCCGGCATCAGCTGACCTCTCGGACGACGAGTCCTTTGACATCGCATCCTTCCACAAGCTCCGCGAGCTCATCATCCCCTCGCTTGGCGCCGAGGCGGTTCCCGACAAGACGCGCCAGGCGTACGCCGAGAGCCTCTTCCGCACCTCCATCATCCacgcgccctcgcccacgGAATCGTCCCTCATCTTCGGACCCAACGGTACTTCGGATAGcaccatcaacaacaacaagaacgGCCTCGCGGCCCTCTACAAGAAACGGACCGGCCGCACCGTCGACCCGCTCCCGACGCGGCGCGACCGGATGGCATACGTCtgcgtcgacgagctcttCTCGCTCGTCTCAGCCTACGACGTCTCGAGCCTGCGCATCGTCGTgcagccgccgacgccggcgttcccgccgccgcggtcgGCGACGTCGCACCTCTCGGAGGCGCCGCAGGCGCTGCACGTGCGCATCGCGCGGTCCGCCTCGCCGTTTCTCATCCTCCGCGCAGCGCTGACGATCCGGGCCTACATCGCCGACCAACCCTTGCGCGGCCGCATGCCGCAGCCGCTTTCGCAGCGCAAGGAGCTCCTCCGCGTGCTGCGGCAGCTGGTCGACCTGACGTCCGAGTCGGACGCCATCCCGGACACGCCCAATGTCAACAGCGACGGGCGGAAGCACCTGCTACGACTGTACCCGCTGCTCGTGAGCGCCGTACAGGTGGCGGGCGGCTCGGGTGACGAGGGCGTCTTGAAGCTCTGCGCCGAAgcgctcgaggtcgtcggtGGCGAGCTGGGGGTTTGA
- a CDS encoding MFS hexose transporter, whose product MAKKTIVSQQVVANVDVAQAEAPRFEKVYWTKEPHLRKLYFSTIFLMVASATTGYDGMLVNTSQQMKRWKDFFGDGVSDNNKLGILINMFNIGSIISFFITPYVADTYGRKVAIVSGCLFMIVGGAITAFCNGWGMYVGGRFILGFGNSLAQMASPLLLTEICHPQHRGPVTAIYNCLWNLGALVVASIGWGTSYINNDWCWRSITFIQIVPSVIQLIGIWWVPESPRFLINKDRSEEALAVLAKHHAGGDFNNATVQFEYREMKETITMERDAEKTTSYADFFRTKGNRWRLAIIISLGVISQYSGNALFSNYMDAIYEGAGITEQNQKLAISTGKSILDLSCSIGAALTVDYFGRRPLFLVAISGMVGSFVCWTITGAVFENSGATNQGSGYAQLVFIWIFGIFYDIGFSGLLVAYALEVLPFHLRAKGMMIMNITVQAILAIGNQTNKVAWDNLPNHWNFMLFYTLWDFCELVFVYFFYVETKGPTLEEISKIFDGDAAIGQVDPAQIEKEIHADHHEDDINTRAARSEKTAA is encoded by the exons ATGGCGAAGAAGACTATCGTCTCGCAGCAGGTCGTCGCCAATGTCGACGTCGCGCAGGCCGAGGCGCCGCGCTTCGAGAAGGTCTACTGGACCAAGGAGCCCCATCTCCGCAAGCTCTACTTCTCGACAATCTTCCTCATGGTCGCCTCGGCCACCACGGGCTACGACGGCATGCTCGTCAACACGTCCCAGCAGATGAAGCGGTGGAAGGACttcttcggcgacggcgtctcggacAATAACAAGCTCGGCATCCTCATCAACATGTTCAACATCGGTTCCATCATATCCTTCTTCATCACCCCCTACGTCGCCGATACGTACGGCCGCAAGGTGGCCATCGTCAGCGGCTGCTTGTTCATGATCGTCGGCGGTGCCATCACCGCCTTCTGCAACGGCTGGGGAA TGTACGTCGGCGGTCGATTCATCCTTGGTTTCGGCAACTCGCTGGCACAGATGGCGTCGCCCCTCCTTTTGACCGAGATCTGCCACCCTCAACACCGTGGCCCTGTCACTGCT ATCTACAATTGCTTGTGGAATTTGGGcgcgctcgtcgtcgcctccaTTGGATGGGGAACCTCGTATATAAACAACGACTGGTGCTGGCGTTCAATTACCTTCATTCAAATCGTGCCGTCCGTCATCCAGCTGATCGGCATCTGGTGGGTCCCGGAATCGCCGCGCTTCCTCATCAACAAGGACCGCTCCGAGGAGGCGCTCGCGGTCCTGGCCAAGCaccacgccggcggcgattTTAACAATGCCACAGTCCAATTCGAATACCGCGAGATGAAGGAAACAATCACAATGGAGAGAGATGCGGAAAAAACGACCAGTTACGCCGACTTCTTCCGCACCAAGGGTAACCGGTGGCgcctcgccatcatcatctccctCGGTGTCATCTCGCAATACTCAGGCA ATGCGTTATTCAGCAATTACATGGACGCTATATACGAGGGCGCCGGTATTACTGAACAAAATCAGAAACTCGCCATCTCGACTGGCAAGTCGATACTCGATTTGTCGTGCTCCATCGGGGCCGCGCTGACCGTGGACTAtttcggccgccgcccgctctTTCTCGTTGCAATCAGCGGTATGGTCGGCTCCTTCGTCTGCTGGACAATCACTGGCGCTGTGTTCGAAAACTCAGGCGCCACGAACCAGGGTTCTGGCTATGCCCAGCTGGTCTTCATCTGGATCTTTGGCATCTTCTACGACATTGGCTTCTCCGGCTTGCTCGTCGCCTACGCCCTCGAAGTTCTTCCATTTCACTTGCGTGCGAAAGGAATGATGATTATGAACATCACTGTTCAAGCCATCCTGGCCATCGGAAA CCAAACAAACAAGGTCGCGTGGGACAACCTCCCGAACCACTGGAACTTCATGCTGTTCTACACTCTCTGGGACTTTTGCGAGCTCGTCTTCGTTTACTTCTTTTACGTCGAGACCAAGGGCCCGACGCTCGAGGAGATCTCCAAGATctttgacggcgacgccgccattGGCCAGGTCGACCCTGCCCAGATAGAGAAGGAGATTCACGCCGACCACCACGAGGACGACATCAACACGCGTGCCGCGCGCagcgagaagacggccgccTGA
- a CDS encoding SPFH domain/Band 7 family protein, whose amino-acid sequence MASAVTKAVLSPPLRRALVQSRGFQTSTKSLLPSAFGSASSIPPSYFQKPSLPANTVIRFVPQQTAWIVERMGKFNRILEPGLAILVPFIDRISYVKSLKENALEIPSQSAITADNVTLELDGVLYTRVFDAYKASYGVEDAEYAISQLAQTTMRSEIGQLTLDHVLKERAALNTNITAAINEAAQAWGVTCLRYEIRDIHAPAGVVEAMHRQVTAERSKRAEILESEGQRQSAINIAEGKKQSVILASEAMRSEQINRASGEAEAILMKAKATAAGIDAVAKSIANGEEAAQGAMSLSVAEKYVDAFAKLAKESTAVVVPGNVGDIGGMIATGLSVYGKVGQAQAKAMAKQIVNKESEGESGDDAHAPKEPKALKDSVLESFDEAAGNR is encoded by the exons ATGGCTTCGGCGGTAACCAAGGCCGTCCTCTCTCCGCCGCTGCGACGAGCTCTCGTCCAGTCGCGCGGTTTCCAGACCAGCACCAAGAGCCTACTCCCCTCGGCCTTCGGCTCTGCTTCCAGCATCCCCCCGTCCTACTTCCAGAAGCCGTCGCTCCCCGCCAACACGGTCATCCGCTTCGTCCCCCAACAGACGGCATGGATCGTCGAGCGTATGGGAAAGTTCAACCGCATCCTCGAACCGGGTCTCGCCATCCTCGTGCCCTTCATCGACCGCATCTCCTACGTCAAGTCGCTTAAGGAAAACGCCCTCGAGATCCCCAGCCAGAGCGCCATCACGGCCGACAACGTCaccctcgagctcgacggtgTCCTGTACACGCGTGTCTTTGATGCCTACAAGGCCAG TTACGGAGTCGAAGATGCTGAATACGCCATCTCCCAGCTGGCGCAAACCACGATGCGATCCGAGATCGGCCAGCTGACGCTCGACCACGTCCTCAAGGAGCGCGCCGCTCTCAACACCAACATCACGGCTGCCATCAATGAGGCGGCGCAGGCCTGGGGCGTCACCTGCCTGCGTTACGAGATCCGAGACATCCACGCGCCGGCGGGCGTGGTCGAGGCCATGCACCGACAGGTCACGGCCGAACGCTCAAAGCGAGCCGAGATTTTGGAGTCGGAGGGTCAGCGGCAGTCGGCCATCAACATCGCCGAGGGTAAGAAGCAGAGCGTCATTCTCGCCTCTGAGGCGATGCGGTCCGAGCAGATCAACAGGGCGTCGGGTGAGGCGGAGGCGATTCTCATGAAGGCCAAGGCGACAgcggccggcatcgacgccgttgccaagagcatcgccaacggcgaaGAGGCGGCGCAGGGCGCTATGAGCCTGTCCGTGGCCGAGAAGTACGTCGACGCGTTCgccaagctggccaaggagagCACGGCGGTCGTCGTCCCTGGAAACGTCGGCGACATCGGAGGCATGATCGCCACGGGCCTGAGCGTTTACGGCAAGGTCGGCCAGGCGCAGGCCaaggcgatggcgaagcAGATTGTCAACAAGGAGTCGGAAGGAGAGTCGGGCGACGATGCGCATGCGCCGAAGGAGCCCAAGGCGCTGAAGGACTCGGTGCTGGAGAGCTTtgacgaggcggcgggcaaCAGGTGA